One part of the Ursus arctos isolate Adak ecotype North America unplaced genomic scaffold, UrsArc2.0 scaffold_14, whole genome shotgun sequence genome encodes these proteins:
- the CREB3L3 gene encoding cyclic AMP-responsive element-binding protein 3-like protein 3 isoform X1, whose translation MNGDLAAGKMASSTGPMDPIGSLELLDLLFDQQDGILRHVELGEAWDHVEDQQVLPGPDSDDFLNSILASGDSVPSSPIWSPAASDSGISEDLPSDTQDTPPRSGTSATPTGCQTMETGKGLCPPYHPGPACLASPPGPVAQVLEASVAIDLEMWSPSLCSEEQVEMADPPPSCNLTVKDLLLSGSGAADLQQHHLAAPHLLCPGAEHGQELVLTEDEKKLLAKEGLTLPTQLPLTKYEERVLKKIRRKIRNKQSAQESRKKKKEYIDGLETRMSACTAQNQELQRKVLHLEKQNLSLLEQLKKLQAIVVQSTSKSAQTGTCVAVLLLSFALIVLPSISPFVAKKAENTGDYAPVRVFSRTLHNDAASRVAPDATPGSEAPGPRSKDGISQERSPGSPTADWESQGMSALDNLTKGLDNSTLTPDNSTLVPDNSTLSRNNSTLIQDNSTLVSDNSMEKQNGATLLGWTAPEPALSSGRVGLEAAGEEL comes from the exons ATGAATGGGGATTTGGCAGCTGGAAAG ATGGCTTCCTCCACTGGTCCCATGGACCCCATTGGCAGCCTGGAGCTCCTGGATCTCCTGTTTGATCAGCAGGACGGCATCCTGAGACATGTGGAGCTGGGTGAGGCCTGGGACCACGTCGAGGACCAG CAGGTCCTGCCAGGCCCAGACTCTGACGATTTCCTGAACTCCATCCTGGCTTCTGGAGACTCGGTGCCCAGCTCCCCGATCTGGTCCCCTGCAGCCAGTGACAGTGGCATCTCTGAAGACCTGCCCTCCGATACCCAGGACACCCCTCCACGCAGCGGGACATCCGCCACCCCCACCGGCTGCCAGACCATGGAGACAGGCAAAGGGCTCTGCCCCCCCTATCATCCTGGACCCGCCTGCCTCGCCAGTCCCCCTGGACCGGTGGCCCAAGTGCTGGAGGCCTCTGTGGCCATAGACCTGG AAATGTGGAGCCCGAGCCTCTGTTCTGAGGAGCAGGTTGAGATGGCGGACCCACCCCCATCCTGCAACCTCACTGTGAAAGATCTCCTCCTCTCCGGCAGCGGCGCCGCGGACCTG cagcagcatcacctggcgGCCCCCCACCTGCTGTGCCCCGGGGCTGAGCACGGCCAGGAGCTGGTGCTGACAGAGGACGAGAAGAAGCTTCTGGCCAAAGAAGGCCTCACCCtgcccacccagctgcccctcaccAAG TATGAGGAGCGAGTCCTGAAAAAAATCCGCCGGAAAATCCGGAACAAACAGTCTGCCCAAGAAAGCcggaaaaagaagaaggaatatATTGATGGCCTGGAAACTCG GATGTCAGCCTGCACTGCCCAGAACCAGGAGCTTCAGAGGAAGGTGTTGCATCTCGAGAAGCAGAACCT GTCCCTCTTGGAGCAGCTGAAGAAACTCCAGGCCATTGTGGTCCAGTCCACCAGCAAGTCGGCCCAGACGGGCACCTGCGTAGCG GTCCTGCTGCTCTCCTTTGCCCTCATCGTCCTGCCCTCCATTAGCCCTTTCGTCGCCAAAAAAGCCGAGAACACCGGAGACTACGCACCTGTTCGAG TTTTCTCCAGAACTTTGCACAACGACGCTGCCTCCCGCGTGGCCCCCGACGCCACACCAGGCTCCGAAGCCCCAGGACCACGGTCCAAGGATGGCATATCCCAGGAAAGGTCTCCAGGCAGCCCCACAGCGGACTGGGAATCTCAGGGCATGTCGGCTCTGGACAACTTGACGAAGGGGCTGGACAACTCGACCCTGACCCCAGACAACTCCACTCTGGTCCCGGACAACTCGACACTCTCCCGGAACAATTCGACACTCATCCAGGACAACTCGACGCTCGTCTCGGACAACTCGATGGAGAAGCAGAACGGGGCCACCCTGCTGGGCTGGACTGCACCTGAGCCAGCGCTCAGCTCTGGGCGGGTGGGCTTGGAGGCAGCAGGGGAGGAGCTGTGA
- the CREB3L3 gene encoding cyclic AMP-responsive element-binding protein 3-like protein 3 isoform X2: MNGDLAAGKMASSTGPMDPIGSLELLDLLFDQQDGILRHVELGEAWDHVEDQVLPGPDSDDFLNSILASGDSVPSSPIWSPAASDSGISEDLPSDTQDTPPRSGTSATPTGCQTMETGKGLCPPYHPGPACLASPPGPVAQVLEASVAIDLEMWSPSLCSEEQVEMADPPPSCNLTVKDLLLSGSGAADLQQHHLAAPHLLCPGAEHGQELVLTEDEKKLLAKEGLTLPTQLPLTKYEERVLKKIRRKIRNKQSAQESRKKKKEYIDGLETRMSACTAQNQELQRKVLHLEKQNLSLLEQLKKLQAIVVQSTSKSAQTGTCVAVLLLSFALIVLPSISPFVAKKAENTGDYAPVRVFSRTLHNDAASRVAPDATPGSEAPGPRSKDGISQERSPGSPTADWESQGMSALDNLTKGLDNSTLTPDNSTLVPDNSTLSRNNSTLIQDNSTLVSDNSMEKQNGATLLGWTAPEPALSSGRVGLEAAGEEL, encoded by the exons ATGAATGGGGATTTGGCAGCTGGAAAG ATGGCTTCCTCCACTGGTCCCATGGACCCCATTGGCAGCCTGGAGCTCCTGGATCTCCTGTTTGATCAGCAGGACGGCATCCTGAGACATGTGGAGCTGGGTGAGGCCTGGGACCACGTCGAGGACCAG GTCCTGCCAGGCCCAGACTCTGACGATTTCCTGAACTCCATCCTGGCTTCTGGAGACTCGGTGCCCAGCTCCCCGATCTGGTCCCCTGCAGCCAGTGACAGTGGCATCTCTGAAGACCTGCCCTCCGATACCCAGGACACCCCTCCACGCAGCGGGACATCCGCCACCCCCACCGGCTGCCAGACCATGGAGACAGGCAAAGGGCTCTGCCCCCCCTATCATCCTGGACCCGCCTGCCTCGCCAGTCCCCCTGGACCGGTGGCCCAAGTGCTGGAGGCCTCTGTGGCCATAGACCTGG AAATGTGGAGCCCGAGCCTCTGTTCTGAGGAGCAGGTTGAGATGGCGGACCCACCCCCATCCTGCAACCTCACTGTGAAAGATCTCCTCCTCTCCGGCAGCGGCGCCGCGGACCTG cagcagcatcacctggcgGCCCCCCACCTGCTGTGCCCCGGGGCTGAGCACGGCCAGGAGCTGGTGCTGACAGAGGACGAGAAGAAGCTTCTGGCCAAAGAAGGCCTCACCCtgcccacccagctgcccctcaccAAG TATGAGGAGCGAGTCCTGAAAAAAATCCGCCGGAAAATCCGGAACAAACAGTCTGCCCAAGAAAGCcggaaaaagaagaaggaatatATTGATGGCCTGGAAACTCG GATGTCAGCCTGCACTGCCCAGAACCAGGAGCTTCAGAGGAAGGTGTTGCATCTCGAGAAGCAGAACCT GTCCCTCTTGGAGCAGCTGAAGAAACTCCAGGCCATTGTGGTCCAGTCCACCAGCAAGTCGGCCCAGACGGGCACCTGCGTAGCG GTCCTGCTGCTCTCCTTTGCCCTCATCGTCCTGCCCTCCATTAGCCCTTTCGTCGCCAAAAAAGCCGAGAACACCGGAGACTACGCACCTGTTCGAG TTTTCTCCAGAACTTTGCACAACGACGCTGCCTCCCGCGTGGCCCCCGACGCCACACCAGGCTCCGAAGCCCCAGGACCACGGTCCAAGGATGGCATATCCCAGGAAAGGTCTCCAGGCAGCCCCACAGCGGACTGGGAATCTCAGGGCATGTCGGCTCTGGACAACTTGACGAAGGGGCTGGACAACTCGACCCTGACCCCAGACAACTCCACTCTGGTCCCGGACAACTCGACACTCTCCCGGAACAATTCGACACTCATCCAGGACAACTCGACGCTCGTCTCGGACAACTCGATGGAGAAGCAGAACGGGGCCACCCTGCTGGGCTGGACTGCACCTGAGCCAGCGCTCAGCTCTGGGCGGGTGGGCTTGGAGGCAGCAGGGGAGGAGCTGTGA
- the CREB3L3 gene encoding cyclic AMP-responsive element-binding protein 3-like protein 3 isoform X3, giving the protein MNGDLAAGKMASSTGPMDPIGSLELLDLLFDQQDGILRHVELGEAWDHVEDQQVLPGPDSDDFLNSILASGDSVPSSPIWSPAASDSGISEDLPSDTQDTPPRSGTSATPTGCQTMETGKGLCPPYHPGPACLASPPGPVAQVLEASVAIDLEMWSPSLCSEEQVEMADPPPSCNLTVKDLLLSGSGAADLQHHLAAPHLLCPGAEHGQELVLTEDEKKLLAKEGLTLPTQLPLTKYEERVLKKIRRKIRNKQSAQESRKKKKEYIDGLETRMSACTAQNQELQRKVLHLEKQNLSLLEQLKKLQAIVVQSTSKSAQTGTCVAVLLLSFALIVLPSISPFVAKKAENTGDYAPVRVFSRTLHNDAASRVAPDATPGSEAPGPRSKDGISQERSPGSPTADWESQGMSALDNLTKGLDNSTLTPDNSTLVPDNSTLSRNNSTLIQDNSTLVSDNSMEKQNGATLLGWTAPEPALSSGRVGLEAAGEEL; this is encoded by the exons ATGAATGGGGATTTGGCAGCTGGAAAG ATGGCTTCCTCCACTGGTCCCATGGACCCCATTGGCAGCCTGGAGCTCCTGGATCTCCTGTTTGATCAGCAGGACGGCATCCTGAGACATGTGGAGCTGGGTGAGGCCTGGGACCACGTCGAGGACCAG CAGGTCCTGCCAGGCCCAGACTCTGACGATTTCCTGAACTCCATCCTGGCTTCTGGAGACTCGGTGCCCAGCTCCCCGATCTGGTCCCCTGCAGCCAGTGACAGTGGCATCTCTGAAGACCTGCCCTCCGATACCCAGGACACCCCTCCACGCAGCGGGACATCCGCCACCCCCACCGGCTGCCAGACCATGGAGACAGGCAAAGGGCTCTGCCCCCCCTATCATCCTGGACCCGCCTGCCTCGCCAGTCCCCCTGGACCGGTGGCCCAAGTGCTGGAGGCCTCTGTGGCCATAGACCTGG AAATGTGGAGCCCGAGCCTCTGTTCTGAGGAGCAGGTTGAGATGGCGGACCCACCCCCATCCTGCAACCTCACTGTGAAAGATCTCCTCCTCTCCGGCAGCGGCGCCGCGGACCTG cagcatcacctggcgGCCCCCCACCTGCTGTGCCCCGGGGCTGAGCACGGCCAGGAGCTGGTGCTGACAGAGGACGAGAAGAAGCTTCTGGCCAAAGAAGGCCTCACCCtgcccacccagctgcccctcaccAAG TATGAGGAGCGAGTCCTGAAAAAAATCCGCCGGAAAATCCGGAACAAACAGTCTGCCCAAGAAAGCcggaaaaagaagaaggaatatATTGATGGCCTGGAAACTCG GATGTCAGCCTGCACTGCCCAGAACCAGGAGCTTCAGAGGAAGGTGTTGCATCTCGAGAAGCAGAACCT GTCCCTCTTGGAGCAGCTGAAGAAACTCCAGGCCATTGTGGTCCAGTCCACCAGCAAGTCGGCCCAGACGGGCACCTGCGTAGCG GTCCTGCTGCTCTCCTTTGCCCTCATCGTCCTGCCCTCCATTAGCCCTTTCGTCGCCAAAAAAGCCGAGAACACCGGAGACTACGCACCTGTTCGAG TTTTCTCCAGAACTTTGCACAACGACGCTGCCTCCCGCGTGGCCCCCGACGCCACACCAGGCTCCGAAGCCCCAGGACCACGGTCCAAGGATGGCATATCCCAGGAAAGGTCTCCAGGCAGCCCCACAGCGGACTGGGAATCTCAGGGCATGTCGGCTCTGGACAACTTGACGAAGGGGCTGGACAACTCGACCCTGACCCCAGACAACTCCACTCTGGTCCCGGACAACTCGACACTCTCCCGGAACAATTCGACACTCATCCAGGACAACTCGACGCTCGTCTCGGACAACTCGATGGAGAAGCAGAACGGGGCCACCCTGCTGGGCTGGACTGCACCTGAGCCAGCGCTCAGCTCTGGGCGGGTGGGCTTGGAGGCAGCAGGGGAGGAGCTGTGA
- the CREB3L3 gene encoding cyclic AMP-responsive element-binding protein 3-like protein 3 isoform X4, giving the protein MNGDLAAGKMASSTGPMDPIGSLELLDLLFDQQDGILRHVELGEAWDHVEDQVLPGPDSDDFLNSILASGDSVPSSPIWSPAASDSGISEDLPSDTQDTPPRSGTSATPTGCQTMETGKGLCPPYHPGPACLASPPGPVAQVLEASVAIDLEMWSPSLCSEEQVEMADPPPSCNLTVKDLLLSGSGAADLQHHLAAPHLLCPGAEHGQELVLTEDEKKLLAKEGLTLPTQLPLTKYEERVLKKIRRKIRNKQSAQESRKKKKEYIDGLETRMSACTAQNQELQRKVLHLEKQNLSLLEQLKKLQAIVVQSTSKSAQTGTCVAVLLLSFALIVLPSISPFVAKKAENTGDYAPVRVFSRTLHNDAASRVAPDATPGSEAPGPRSKDGISQERSPGSPTADWESQGMSALDNLTKGLDNSTLTPDNSTLVPDNSTLSRNNSTLIQDNSTLVSDNSMEKQNGATLLGWTAPEPALSSGRVGLEAAGEEL; this is encoded by the exons ATGAATGGGGATTTGGCAGCTGGAAAG ATGGCTTCCTCCACTGGTCCCATGGACCCCATTGGCAGCCTGGAGCTCCTGGATCTCCTGTTTGATCAGCAGGACGGCATCCTGAGACATGTGGAGCTGGGTGAGGCCTGGGACCACGTCGAGGACCAG GTCCTGCCAGGCCCAGACTCTGACGATTTCCTGAACTCCATCCTGGCTTCTGGAGACTCGGTGCCCAGCTCCCCGATCTGGTCCCCTGCAGCCAGTGACAGTGGCATCTCTGAAGACCTGCCCTCCGATACCCAGGACACCCCTCCACGCAGCGGGACATCCGCCACCCCCACCGGCTGCCAGACCATGGAGACAGGCAAAGGGCTCTGCCCCCCCTATCATCCTGGACCCGCCTGCCTCGCCAGTCCCCCTGGACCGGTGGCCCAAGTGCTGGAGGCCTCTGTGGCCATAGACCTGG AAATGTGGAGCCCGAGCCTCTGTTCTGAGGAGCAGGTTGAGATGGCGGACCCACCCCCATCCTGCAACCTCACTGTGAAAGATCTCCTCCTCTCCGGCAGCGGCGCCGCGGACCTG cagcatcacctggcgGCCCCCCACCTGCTGTGCCCCGGGGCTGAGCACGGCCAGGAGCTGGTGCTGACAGAGGACGAGAAGAAGCTTCTGGCCAAAGAAGGCCTCACCCtgcccacccagctgcccctcaccAAG TATGAGGAGCGAGTCCTGAAAAAAATCCGCCGGAAAATCCGGAACAAACAGTCTGCCCAAGAAAGCcggaaaaagaagaaggaatatATTGATGGCCTGGAAACTCG GATGTCAGCCTGCACTGCCCAGAACCAGGAGCTTCAGAGGAAGGTGTTGCATCTCGAGAAGCAGAACCT GTCCCTCTTGGAGCAGCTGAAGAAACTCCAGGCCATTGTGGTCCAGTCCACCAGCAAGTCGGCCCAGACGGGCACCTGCGTAGCG GTCCTGCTGCTCTCCTTTGCCCTCATCGTCCTGCCCTCCATTAGCCCTTTCGTCGCCAAAAAAGCCGAGAACACCGGAGACTACGCACCTGTTCGAG TTTTCTCCAGAACTTTGCACAACGACGCTGCCTCCCGCGTGGCCCCCGACGCCACACCAGGCTCCGAAGCCCCAGGACCACGGTCCAAGGATGGCATATCCCAGGAAAGGTCTCCAGGCAGCCCCACAGCGGACTGGGAATCTCAGGGCATGTCGGCTCTGGACAACTTGACGAAGGGGCTGGACAACTCGACCCTGACCCCAGACAACTCCACTCTGGTCCCGGACAACTCGACACTCTCCCGGAACAATTCGACACTCATCCAGGACAACTCGACGCTCGTCTCGGACAACTCGATGGAGAAGCAGAACGGGGCCACCCTGCTGGGCTGGACTGCACCTGAGCCAGCGCTCAGCTCTGGGCGGGTGGGCTTGGAGGCAGCAGGGGAGGAGCTGTGA
- the SIRT6 gene encoding NAD-dependent protein deacylase sirtuin-6 isoform X2, which translates to MSVNYAAGLSPYADKGKCGLPEIFDPPEELERKVWELAQLVWQSSNVVFHTGAGISTASGIPDFRGPHGVWTMEERGLAPKFDTTFESARPTQTHMALVQLERVGLLRFLVSQNVDGLHVRSGFPRDKLAELHGNMFVEECVKCKTQYVRDTVVGSMGLKATGRLCTVAKARGLRACRGELRDTILDWEDALPDRDLTLADEASRNADLSITLGTSLQIRPSGNLPLATKRRGGRLVIVNLQPTKHDRHADLRIHGYVDEVMTRLMKHLGLEIPAWDGPHVLERALPPLPRPPAPKLEPKEEAPTQLNGPAPASPKPEPFSEPCTQHNGSGPASPKRERLDSPAPRRPPKRVKAEVAPS; encoded by the exons ATGTCGGTGAATTACGCGGCGGGACTGTCGCCGTACGCGGACAAGGGCAAGTGTGGCCTCCCCGAG ATCTTCGACCCCCCTgaggagttggagaggaaggTGTGGGAGCTGGCGCAGCTGGTCTGGCAGTCCTCCAACGTGGTGTTCCACACGGGTGCTGGCATCAGCACTGCCTCGGGCATCCCTGACTTCAG GGGCCCCCATGGCGTCTGGACGATGGAAGAGCGGGGCCTGGCCCCCAAATTCGACACCACCTTCGAGAGCGCGCGGCCCACGCAGACCCACATGGCGCTGGTGCAGCTGGAGCGCGTGGGCCTCCTCCGCTTCCTGGTCAGCCAGAACGTGGACGGGCTGCACGTGCGCTCCGGTTTCCCCAG GGACAAGCTGGCGGAGCTCCACGGAAACATGTTCGTAGAGGAGTGTGTCAAGTGTAAGAC GCAGTATGTCCGGGACACCGTCGTGGGCAGCATGGGCCTCAAGGCCACGGGCCGGCTCTGCACTGTGGCCAAGGCAAGGGGGCTGCGGGCCTGCAG GGGGGAGCTGAGAGATACCATCCTGGACTGGGAGGACGCCCTGCCTGACCGGGACCTCACTCTCGCTGATGAGGCCAGCAG AAACGCAGACCTGTCCATCACACTGGGCACCTCCCTGCAAATCCGGCCGAGCGGGAACCTGCCGCTTGCCACCAAGCGCCGAGGAGGCCGACTGGTCATTGTCAACCTTCAGCCCACGAAGCAT GACCGCCACGCCGACCTGCGAATCCATGGCTATGTGGACGAGGTCATGACCAGGCTCATGAAGCACCTGGGCCTGGAGATTCCCGCCTGGGATGGCCCCCACGTGCTGGAGAGGGCGCtgccccccctgccccgcccaccCGCGCCCAAGCTGGAGCCCAAGGAGGAGGCCCCCACCCAGCTCAATGGCCCAGCACCCGCCAGCCCCAAGCCGGAGCCCTTCTCGGAGCCCTGCACCCAGCACAACGGCTCCGGGCCCGCCAGCCCCAAGAGGGAGCGGCTGGACAGTCCTGCACCGCGCAGGCCCCCCAAAAGGGTGAAGGCCGAGGTGGCCCCCAGCTGA
- the SIRT6 gene encoding NAD-dependent protein deacylase sirtuin-6 isoform X1 gives MSVNYAAGLSPYADKGKCGLPEIFDPPEELERKVWELAQLVWQSSNVVFHTGAGISTASGIPDFRGPHGVWTMEERGLAPKFDTTFESARPTQTHMALVQLERVGLLRFLVSQNVDGLHVRSGFPRDKLAELHGNMFVEECVKCKTRCRAVEVSVSTPQARGTCVSQELLSSAAARPWYRPGRGRPCRPPRPSPGFRQYVRDTVVGSMGLKATGRLCTVAKARGLRACRGELRDTILDWEDALPDRDLTLADEASRNADLSITLGTSLQIRPSGNLPLATKRRGGRLVIVNLQPTKHDRHADLRIHGYVDEVMTRLMKHLGLEIPAWDGPHVLERALPPLPRPPAPKLEPKEEAPTQLNGPAPASPKPEPFSEPCTQHNGSGPASPKRERLDSPAPRRPPKRVKAEVAPS, from the exons ATGTCGGTGAATTACGCGGCGGGACTGTCGCCGTACGCGGACAAGGGCAAGTGTGGCCTCCCCGAG ATCTTCGACCCCCCTgaggagttggagaggaaggTGTGGGAGCTGGCGCAGCTGGTCTGGCAGTCCTCCAACGTGGTGTTCCACACGGGTGCTGGCATCAGCACTGCCTCGGGCATCCCTGACTTCAG GGGCCCCCATGGCGTCTGGACGATGGAAGAGCGGGGCCTGGCCCCCAAATTCGACACCACCTTCGAGAGCGCGCGGCCCACGCAGACCCACATGGCGCTGGTGCAGCTGGAGCGCGTGGGCCTCCTCCGCTTCCTGGTCAGCCAGAACGTGGACGGGCTGCACGTGCGCTCCGGTTTCCCCAG GGACAAGCTGGCGGAGCTCCACGGAAACATGTTCGTAGAGGAGTGTGTCAAGTGTAAGAC TCGTTGCCGTGCTGTTGAGGTGTCAGTGTCCACCCCCCAGGCCCGAGGGACGTGTGTCTCCCAGGAGCTCTTGTCCTCGGCCGCAGCGCGTCCGTGGTACAGGCCGGGACGCGGAAGACCATGTAGACCACCCCGGCCCTCACCCGGCTTCCG GCAGTATGTCCGGGACACCGTCGTGGGCAGCATGGGCCTCAAGGCCACGGGCCGGCTCTGCACTGTGGCCAAGGCAAGGGGGCTGCGGGCCTGCAG GGGGGAGCTGAGAGATACCATCCTGGACTGGGAGGACGCCCTGCCTGACCGGGACCTCACTCTCGCTGATGAGGCCAGCAG AAACGCAGACCTGTCCATCACACTGGGCACCTCCCTGCAAATCCGGCCGAGCGGGAACCTGCCGCTTGCCACCAAGCGCCGAGGAGGCCGACTGGTCATTGTCAACCTTCAGCCCACGAAGCAT GACCGCCACGCCGACCTGCGAATCCATGGCTATGTGGACGAGGTCATGACCAGGCTCATGAAGCACCTGGGCCTGGAGATTCCCGCCTGGGATGGCCCCCACGTGCTGGAGAGGGCGCtgccccccctgccccgcccaccCGCGCCCAAGCTGGAGCCCAAGGAGGAGGCCCCCACCCAGCTCAATGGCCCAGCACCCGCCAGCCCCAAGCCGGAGCCCTTCTCGGAGCCCTGCACCCAGCACAACGGCTCCGGGCCCGCCAGCCCCAAGAGGGAGCGGCTGGACAGTCCTGCACCGCGCAGGCCCCCCAAAAGGGTGAAGGCCGAGGTGGCCCCCAGCTGA
- the SIRT6 gene encoding NAD-dependent protein deacylase sirtuin-6 isoform X3, whose product MSVNYAAGLSPYADKGKCGLPEIFDPPEELERKVWELAQLVWQSSNVVFHTGAGISTASGIPDFRGPHGVWTMEERGLAPKFDTTFESARPTQTHMALVQLERVGLLRFLVSQNVDGLHVRSGFPRDKLAELHGNMFVEECVKCKTRCRAVEVSVSTPQARGTCVSQELLSSAAARPWYRPGRGRPCRPPRPSPGFRQYVRDTVVGSMGLKATGRLCTVAKARGLRACRGELRDTILDWEDALPDRDLTLADEASRSDAQMSLDWAETQTCPSHWAPPCKSGRAGTCRLPPSAEEADWSLSTFSPRSMTATPTCESMAMWTRS is encoded by the exons ATGTCGGTGAATTACGCGGCGGGACTGTCGCCGTACGCGGACAAGGGCAAGTGTGGCCTCCCCGAG ATCTTCGACCCCCCTgaggagttggagaggaaggTGTGGGAGCTGGCGCAGCTGGTCTGGCAGTCCTCCAACGTGGTGTTCCACACGGGTGCTGGCATCAGCACTGCCTCGGGCATCCCTGACTTCAG GGGCCCCCATGGCGTCTGGACGATGGAAGAGCGGGGCCTGGCCCCCAAATTCGACACCACCTTCGAGAGCGCGCGGCCCACGCAGACCCACATGGCGCTGGTGCAGCTGGAGCGCGTGGGCCTCCTCCGCTTCCTGGTCAGCCAGAACGTGGACGGGCTGCACGTGCGCTCCGGTTTCCCCAG GGACAAGCTGGCGGAGCTCCACGGAAACATGTTCGTAGAGGAGTGTGTCAAGTGTAAGAC TCGTTGCCGTGCTGTTGAGGTGTCAGTGTCCACCCCCCAGGCCCGAGGGACGTGTGTCTCCCAGGAGCTCTTGTCCTCGGCCGCAGCGCGTCCGTGGTACAGGCCGGGACGCGGAAGACCATGTAGACCACCCCGGCCCTCACCCGGCTTCCG GCAGTATGTCCGGGACACCGTCGTGGGCAGCATGGGCCTCAAGGCCACGGGCCGGCTCTGCACTGTGGCCAAGGCAAGGGGGCTGCGGGCCTGCAG GGGGGAGCTGAGAGATACCATCCTGGACTGGGAGGACGCCCTGCCTGACCGGGACCTCACTCTCGCTGATGAGGCCAGCAGGTCTGATGCTCAGATGAGCCTGGATTGGGCAG AAACGCAGACCTGTCCATCACACTGGGCACCTCCCTGCAAATCCGGCCGAGCGGGAACCTGCCGCTTGCCACCAAGCGCCGAGGAGGCCGACTGGTCATTGTCAACCTTCAGCCCACGAAGCAT GACCGCCACGCCGACCTGCGAATCCATGGCTATGTGGACGAGGTCATGA